Proteins encoded in a region of the Oscillospiraceae bacterium MB24-C1 genome:
- the nusB gene encoding transcription antitermination factor NusB, whose protein sequence is MKRRDAREAAFLLIFEKSFREEPMDELITLAVESRALELNDYARRLVLTVDEKEAELDQNIEKHLTKWKITRLARVTLAVLRLAVCELSYFPDIPVRVTINEAIELAKKYATENDASYINGVLGSFVKEAVPVKNKEADENESCLDI, encoded by the coding sequence ATGAAGAGAAGAGATGCGCGAGAAGCTGCATTCCTGCTTATTTTTGAAAAATCCTTTCGCGAAGAGCCCATGGATGAGCTTATTACGCTGGCGGTTGAGAGTCGCGCGCTTGAGCTTAATGACTATGCCCGGCGGTTGGTGCTAACAGTGGATGAAAAAGAAGCTGAACTCGATCAAAATATCGAGAAACACCTGACTAAGTGGAAAATCACTCGTCTGGCGCGGGTTACTTTGGCGGTACTGCGGTTGGCAGTCTGTGAGTTGAGCTATTTCCCGGATATTCCGGTGCGCGTAACCATTAATGAGGCCATTGAATTGGCAAAAAAATATGCAACTGAGAACGACGCTTCATATATCAACGGCGTGCTGGGCTCCTTTGTCAAGGAGGCCGTACCGGTCAAGAATAAAGAGGCTGACGAGAACGAATCATGCTTGGATATTTAG